From Amycolatopsis sp. WQ 127309:
CCGGGTGATCCCTTCCGAGTACGCGCCGAGCACCCGCGGCACGGCCCTCGGCAGGGTCGCCTCGACGCCGTCGAGGTAGTCCCGCAGGAACGGCAGCGGTCCGACCCCGCGTTCGCGGACCGCCCCGCTCACCCCGAGCCCGAGCACGTACCGGCCGGGAAAGCCCGCGGCGAGGTCCCGCGCCGCGGAGGCCGCCGACTTCGGCACGCGTTCGAGCGCGCGGGCGACGCCGTTGCCGACGATCAGCCGCTCCGTGGACTGCAGCACGAGGGCCGCGGTCGTGAAGGCTTCACGCCCGGCGACCTCCGGGATCCAGACCATCCGGTGCCCGGCTTCTTCGAGCGCGTGGACGAACTTGATCGCACCCTCGTGGTCGAGGTCGTCCAGCTCGGCGATCGACAACGCGGTGCGCGGCAGGGAAAGGGTCATCCGTCGGCTTCCCGGAACGCCGTGACGAGGGTGCGCGCGGCGTCGGCCAGCATCGTCGTGTCGTTGCTGAGCAGGACGAAGTCGCAGCCGTCGCGCACCGCCTGCGCCGCTCGCTCGGGCACGCCGCCGAACGCCAGCCCGCAGCGCTTGCCCGCGGTGTGCGCGGCCTCGATCGCCGACGCGATGAGGTCGAGCACCTCGGGCGACGACGGCGTCGAGCCCATCGACATCGACAGGTCCGCGGCGCCGACGAACACGGCGTCCACGGTGTCCAGCGCCAGGATCTCCGGCGCGGCCTTGATCGCCTCGACGCTCTCGAGCTGCGGGATGCACAGCACCTCGTCGTTGCCGGTGGCGAGGTACTCGGCGTTCGGGCGCAGGCCCCACGCCCCGGCGCGGCTGGTGCCGCCGGCGCCGCGGACGCCGTGCGGCGGGAACCGGCACGCGCGCCCGGCGGCGGCCGCCTGCTCGACGGTGTCGACGTGCGGCACGAGGATGCCCATGGCGCCCGCGTCGAGGATCTTCTGGATGGTCGACGCCGTCGTGTCCGGCACCCGCACGACGGGCGTGACCCCCAGCGCGGCGGCCGCGTTGATCAGCCGGTACGCGGTCTGCAGGTCGAGCGGCGCGTGCTCCAGGTCGATCACGACGAAGTCGAACCCGGCGTACGCCATGATCTCGACCGGCTCGCCCGACGCGATCTTCAGCCAGGTGCCCAGGGGAGTGGTCTCGCGGGTGAACAGCCCGCCGCCGGTGCGCGCGCTCACGGCATCGGGTAGTCGTCGGCGTTCAGGACCCAGCCCGGTTTCTCCGAGAAGTCCACGCGCGGCGGGCTGAAGATGTCGATCAGCTGGTTGACACCCGGGTCGCTCGCCTCCGAGGTGTGCACGGTCGGCGGCGGGATGACCGTGACGGACGGGCTGCCGATCCGCACGTGCTCGTCGTCGTGCCACGTCGTCCGGTCGTTGAGCCAGGGCGTGCGGATGTGGTGGACGTACTCTCCTTGCACGGCGAGGGAAAGCTGCTCGAAGTCGTCGTGGTGGTGCGGCGAGAGCTTGCGCGGGTCGCGCGGGCCGTCCTGCTCGGGCAGGAAGTTCACCATGAACGCCCGGGTGCGGAAGATGCGGCCGAACCGCTTCGGGTCCTGCGGGACCTCGGAGAGCGGGTAGAACCGGACGCGGTTGCCGCCGGCGGGCTCCGGCCACCGCCGCAGGAGCGTGACGCGCGGGTGGTTTTCGGCGTACGCACCGGCGTTCGCGGGCCGGTCGCGCCAGTCGCGTTCGGTCGCCTCGACCAGGCGGACGAGCGGGCCGTCACCCTCGACGCTGATCCGGGACGCGCCGGGCGGGGCGACGACGAGGCCGGGCTCGGCGATCCGGGTGGCGCCGTCGTCGGTGAACAGGGTGAACGCGGGGGAGGCGCCGGTGACGACGATCGCCAGCTCGCCTTCCAGGTAGCCGTTGTCGAGGTCGTCACCGGCGTGCGCCTCGGTGTGGATCAGGATGACGTTCTGCGCGCGCACGACCTCGGTGTCGTGCAGGTCGAGGTACTGCGCGGTGGTGATCGCGGCGCCGCTGTCCGGCCGGGACGCGGTGGCTGTCGCGAGCGCGGACCGGGGATCGTCCTTTTCGTACACGGGGGGAGTCCTTTCAGGCGTCGAGGTCGAGCAGGTAGGTCGGGTTGTCGCGGACCATCCGCCGCAGGTCCTTCTCCGGCACGCCGAGGTCGAGCAGCGCCTCGCCGACCCGCATCCACGCGTCGACCGGCTTCGGGTTGGCCTGCTGGCCGAAGTCCGAGGCCAGCACGATGTGCTCGGGGCCGAGCTTCTCGATCCAGGTCAGGAGCTGTTTCGGGTCCCATTTCTGGTTGCCCTCGGGGTCGTACATGCCGACTTCGTGCTCGACGAACGCGCCGAGCTCGATCAGCTCGCGGCACAGCTCCGGGTCGGCGCCGATCACGAAGTCCGGGTGGCTGACGACCAGCCGCTTCATTCCGCGTTCCTTGGCCGCCGCGAAGAGCGTCTTGATGTACTCGGGGTACATGTGCCCGCCGTTGAGGACGGCTTGCTGGTCCTTGATCTCGTCGAGGATCTCGATCGCCGCGGGCTTCAGCTCGCCGTTGTCGTCGACGATGTCGATGCGCTCCAGCGTCAGCGGCACGGTGGTGGTCGGGAAGGCGCCGTCCTCGGGGTGGCAGTCGATGTGCCGGCCCGAGGAGATGGTCGGGAACCAGACGACCTTGCCGCCCATCCGCAGGCACATGCGCACGGCGTGCACGTTGAGCCCGCCGACGGTGCTGTTCAGCGCGATGCCGCCGTAGACCTTCGCGGCGACGCCTTCGAGGCGGCCCTTCATCGCGAGGACGTCCATCTGGGTGTTGTGGTGGTGGGACTTCGCGACCATGGCGCGCAGCCCGATCCGGGCGCCGTCCTGCGCGGCCTCGACGTGGTCGAAGCGCCGGGGGAACGGGCTGGGCCCGGAGTGGACGTGCATGTCGACCAGACCGTCCAGGACGGCGGCGATGGCGGGACGCTGGCTCATGGGCAGCCCTTCGTTCGCATTGTGAATTCGAAGTTCACTATAAGACCGCGTGTCAACCCTGGAGACCCTCTTGTGCGGCGAGGATCTCGTGTTTACGGTATCCGTTGTTCACTTCGTGAACTCGCAGTTCGGATTGCACTCGGTGTGGTCACCTACGCGCTGCGAGTAGCCAGAGCCCTCGGAGGACGACGATGTCCGTACCGCCACCCGCCGCAGAGCCGCGATCGACGGCCTTGGACGACGTCAGCCCCCGCGTCCCGCACGGCCCGGACAGCGCCAAGGTGCGCGCCGCCGTCCGCGGCGGGACCCTCGCCTACTTCGTCGACCAGTTCGACATCTACCTGCCGATCGTGGTGCTCGCACCGGCGACGGCGTACTTCCAGGCGGCCAACCTGAGCGCGAGCACGACGGCGCTGCTGGCGTCGCTCGTGTTCGCGTCCACGCTCATCGGCCGCCCGCTCGGCGCGATCATCTTCGGGCACTTCGCCGACACCGTCGGGCGCAAGCGCACGACGCTGGTCGCCGTCGGCGGCTTCGGGGCCATCACGCTGCTGACCGCGTGCCTGCCCGGCCACGAGACGATCGGGGTGTGGTCGGTCGGCCTGCTCATCGGCCTGCGGTTCGTCGACGGGATCTTCCTCGGCGGCGAGTACACGACCGCGGTGCCGCTCGCGATGGAGTGGAGCCCGAAGCACAAGCGCGGCCTCTACGCCTCGATCATCACGTCGACCTCGCCCGCCGCGTACGCCGTGATCGCCGCGATCACGCTGCTGATGCTGCAGCTGCTGCCCTCGGCCGGGCTGCACAGCGCCTACGTCCAGTGGGGCTGGCGGATCCCGTTCTTCGTCGGCGCGGCGCTGGCGGCCGTGCTGTTCCGCTACTACCTCAAGAACGTGCACGAGACGCCGGCGGAGCTGACCGGCGAGAAGCACAAGATGCCGTTCGTCCGGCTGCTGGTGAAGTACCCGCGGGCGCTGGCGCAGGTGTTCGTGCTGATGACCGGCACCTGGCTGGCGACCAACATGGAAGCCGCCGTGACGCCCGCGCAGCTGAAGTCGCACCTCCTGCTCTCCAGCAAGGAGGTCACGATGACGATGCTCGTCATCAACGCCGCCGCCGCGCTGTCGTACCCGTTCTTCGGGCTGCTGTCCCAGCGCATCGGGCGAAGGCGGTTCTACATCGGCTACGGCCTCGCGGTCCTGGTGATCGGCGCCGGCTCGTACACGCTGCTGATGGCGTCCGACGGCGGCTTCGGCGCGGCGCTCGGCTGGGGTGTGCTGATCGGGATCTTCACCGTCGGCACGTTCGGCCCGATCGCGGCGTACCTGACCGAGCGGTTCCCGGCGAGCATCCGCTCCACCGGCTACGGCGTCGGCTACAGCCTCGCCCTCATCGCCCCGGCGTTCTACCAGTTCTACCTGCAGCGGTTCGACGGCGTCATGCCCGCGCACCTGGCGCCCGCGGTGCTCATCGCGCTCGCCGGCGTGCTGATCAGCCTGGGCGGCTTCCTCGGCCCGGAGACCAAGGACGTCGACATGGGCGACGACAGCACGATCCCGGCACTGTCCTGATCGGACAGCCGGGTGGATTCGCCACCGCCAACCCGGTCTGGGTCGGTTCGTCCGAGCTGACCATGACCCGCGAAGGGCTCTTCGCCTGCGTCGACGCGGGAGCCGGGGCGGTGGTGGCGAAGTCCGTCAACGAGAGCGCCGCCGCCCGGCGGCAGCTGGACATCGCGGACTACGCGTTCGTCTCGCCCGGCGGCGCGGTGCGGCCGCCGGGCGGAGCGCGGCTCGAAGACGGCCTGCTCAACCGCTCCGGCCTCGCCCAGGTGGACCTGGACGACTGGCTCGCGATCCTTTCCGACGCCGGCGCGTACGGCGCCCCGCGGGGCTGCCCGGTCATCGGCAGCATCACCCTCGGGGAACCCGCCGCGGCCGCGCGCATCGGGCGTTCCCTGGCGGCCGTGGTGCCCGCCGTCGAGCTGAACATCGGCGCCCCGCACGGCCGTGAGGCGTCCGCGGTGCGCCAGCTGACCGAAGCGGACGCGGTGGGCGAAGCCGTCCGGACCGTGCGGGACGCCGTCGACGTGCCGCTGTTCGTCAAGCTGCCCGGGCAGGCGTCCGACGTCGTCGCGCTCGCCCGCGCGGCCCGCTCGGCGGGCGCGGACGCGATCGGCCTGGTCGGCCGGTACCCGGGTTTCCTGCCCGACCTCGACGGCGGCGCGGTCCTCGGCTCTTGGGGCGCGTGGAGTGCGCCAGGGTGCCTGCCGATGAGCCTGTACTGGGTCGGCAAGACGCGCCTGGCCCTGGGCGCGGACGTGCCGCTGATCGGCACCAACGGCGCCCGCACCGCCGACGACGTCCGGCGGTTCCTCGCCTCGGGCGCGTCGGCCGTCGAGGTCGTCACGGCGTTGTGGATCGAGGGTCCCGGGGTGATCGCGAAGCTGGTCGCCGGGCTGGAAGGCCTGGACCTGGCGACGTTCGTGGGCAGCGCGCTGGCCGGGGCGCGGGAGTACGCCGAGATCCCGCCGCTGCCGTCGCCGGCCTGGTTGCCCTACACCGCGCGGCTGAGGTCGTCCGGGCGGTAGTGGCCGCCCAGCTCGTGGGTCAGCTCGCGCGCCGTGTCGGCGATGACCCGCAGCTCCGGCGCGTCGTCCGACATCGAGAGCGTGTTGTCCGGGCCGACGATGGCGATGGTGGCGCAGATGCCGTACTCGTCGAACACCGGCGCGGCCACCGCGACGACGCCGGGTGTGCTCATCGCGGAACAGTGGCCCACTTCGCGAACGCGTTCGACGTCGTCGCGCAGCTCGTCGCGCGCCGAACCGGACAGGTTCGCCATCAGGCGTTCCATCGACAGCTGGTCGGCGTGGTAGGCCAGGAACACTTTGCTCTGCGCCGTGTCCAGCGGCAGGTGGCTGCCGACGCGCACCGACACGACGACGATCGTCGAGACGTTCTCCTCGACCCGGGAGACCACCGGGCCGGTGAGGCCCCACAGGCTGAGCACGACGCTGGTCTGCGTGGCGCGCGACAGCGCCTGCATGTGCCGCGGGGCGAGGTTGACGACGCGGCGGTGGCCGATGGCGAACGCGCCCAGCTGCAGCAGCAGGCCACCGGGGACGTACCCGCCCTCGGCGCTGCGTTCGAGCAGACCGGCCGCGACCAGGGACGTGCAGTACCGGTACGCGGTGGTGCGGTTCAGGCCGAGCCGCTCGGCGATCTCGCCGGCCGTCACCTCCGGCGTGGCCGGGTCGAACAGCGCCAGGATCTGGCTGACGCGGCTCACCGCCTGGATGTCCGCCTGATCGGCGCGCGTGGCCTCCGGCGACCGGGTCGGTTTGGTCACGGGGAGCCTCCGGCGAGCGGTGATCGAGGGCGTGAAAAGGATGTTCACTTCGTGAACACGTCCGTAGGCTACCCGACCCGGGCCCCGTTCACGGGCACCCTCGTAAGGGTGAAAACCCCGCGTCCGGCCGGGCACGGCACCCGGCCGCGCCGGAGACTGGCGGTCCGGTGTTTTCCGGTGCCGGGGACGGGGTAGAGACGGGCATGGCTACTTCCACCACACCGCGGGTCAGGGGCTGACCGCATGGCCGACATCACCAGCCTTATCCTCGACGACCACGACTGGTTCCGGCGGCAGTTCGCCCGCATGGACGACATCTCCGACGCCGGTGAGCTGGCGGCGGTCTGGCAACCGCTGGCCGACCTGCTCGACGTGCACGCGCGGGCGGAGGAGGAGATCTTCTACCCGCACCTGCTCCGCCGCGGCGAAGACGCGAAGGAGGAGACGCTCGACGCGATCGGCGACCACAACGACATCCGCGACGGCGTCCACGAGGCCGCGTTGCACCCCGTCGGCAGCACCGCTTGGCTCGACGCCGTCCGGAAGGCCAGGATGGCGAACAGCGAGCACATGGCCGAGGAGGAGGACGAGGGTCTGGCCGACTTCCGGCGGCACGCCGACCCCGGTCTGCGCGAAGAGCTCGGCCGCAAGTTCGTCGAGTTCAAGCGGCAGCACGAGGGTGCGCGCGATCTCGACGTCAGCGACATCGACCCGGAAGAGTACGTCGAAGCGGAACTCGGTACCGGCCCCGGCGACGGTTCGCTCGGTATCGGCAGCCTCAAGGAACGGGATTGAACATGAACCACCTGATGCGCGGTCTGGCCCCGATCACGGACGCGGGGTGGAAGGAGGTCGACGCCGAGGCGAAGGAACGGCTGCACACGCACCTCGCCGCCCGGCGCCTGGTC
This genomic window contains:
- a CDS encoding DUF6282 family protein, with translation MSQRPAIAAVLDGLVDMHVHSGPSPFPRRFDHVEAAQDGARIGLRAMVAKSHHHNTQMDVLAMKGRLEGVAAKVYGGIALNSTVGGLNVHAVRMCLRMGGKVVWFPTISSGRHIDCHPEDGAFPTTTVPLTLERIDIVDDNGELKPAAIEILDEIKDQQAVLNGGHMYPEYIKTLFAAAKERGMKRLVVSHPDFVIGADPELCRELIELGAFVEHEVGMYDPEGNQKWDPKQLLTWIEKLGPEHIVLASDFGQQANPKPVDAWMRVGEALLDLGVPEKDLRRMVRDNPTYLLDLDA
- a CDS encoding HpcH/HpaI aldolase/citrate lyase family protein, with product MSARTGGGLFTRETTPLGTWLKIASGEPVEIMAYAGFDFVVIDLEHAPLDLQTAYRLINAAAALGVTPVVRVPDTTASTIQKILDAGAMGILVPHVDTVEQAAAAGRACRFPPHGVRGAGGTSRAGAWGLRPNAEYLATGNDEVLCIPQLESVEAIKAAPEILALDTVDAVFVGAADLSMSMGSTPSSPEVLDLIASAIEAAHTAGKRCGLAFGGVPERAAQAVRDGCDFVLLSNDTTMLADAARTLVTAFREADG
- a CDS encoding MFS transporter — encoded protein: MSVPPPAAEPRSTALDDVSPRVPHGPDSAKVRAAVRGGTLAYFVDQFDIYLPIVVLAPATAYFQAANLSASTTALLASLVFASTLIGRPLGAIIFGHFADTVGRKRTTLVAVGGFGAITLLTACLPGHETIGVWSVGLLIGLRFVDGIFLGGEYTTAVPLAMEWSPKHKRGLYASIITSTSPAAYAVIAAITLLMLQLLPSAGLHSAYVQWGWRIPFFVGAALAAVLFRYYLKNVHETPAELTGEKHKMPFVRLLVKYPRALAQVFVLMTGTWLATNMEAAVTPAQLKSHLLLSSKEVTMTMLVINAAAALSYPFFGLLSQRIGRRRFYIGYGLAVLVIGAGSYTLLMASDGGFGAALGWGVLIGIFTVGTFGPIAAYLTERFPASIRSTGYGVGYSLALIAPAFYQFYLQRFDGVMPAHLAPAVLIALAGVLISLGGFLGPETKDVDMGDDSTIPALS
- a CDS encoding hemerythrin domain-containing protein; the encoded protein is MADITSLILDDHDWFRRQFARMDDISDAGELAAVWQPLADLLDVHARAEEEIFYPHLLRRGEDAKEETLDAIGDHNDIRDGVHEAALHPVGSTAWLDAVRKARMANSEHMAEEEDEGLADFRRHADPGLREELGRKFVEFKRQHEGARDLDVSDIDPEEYVEAELGTGPGDGSLGIGSLKERD
- a CDS encoding LLM class flavin-dependent oxidoreductase, with protein sequence MTLSLPRTALSIAELDDLDHEGAIKFVHALEEAGHRMVWIPEVAGREAFTTAALVLQSTERLIVGNGVARALERVPKSAASAARDLAAGFPGRYVLGLGVSGAVRERGVGPLPFLRDYLDGVEATLPRAVPRVLGAYSEGITRLAAERADGLLTFLVTPEHTRWARETIGPDLFLSVVQWAVVGRTRAAARDVARERLAYYLTLPHQLAKLTRLGFTDADLAPPGSDRLVDALVAYGTPDQVRESLRQQYDAGATQVAVTLVGPLDDAKLDAYRALAEQEN
- a CDS encoding IclR family transcriptional regulator, yielding MTKPTRSPEATRADQADIQAVSRVSQILALFDPATPEVTAGEIAERLGLNRTTAYRYCTSLVAAGLLERSAEGGYVPGGLLLQLGAFAIGHRRVVNLAPRHMQALSRATQTSVVLSLWGLTGPVVSRVEENVSTIVVVSVRVGSHLPLDTAQSKVFLAYHADQLSMERLMANLSGSARDELRDDVERVREVGHCSAMSTPGVVAVAAPVFDEYGICATIAIVGPDNTLSMSDDAPELRVIADTARELTHELGGHYRPDDLSRAV